A single genomic interval of Alistipes provencensis harbors:
- a CDS encoding S46 family peptidase, translating to MKKLFLLLAAACVTFSAAADEGMWMLPYLQKMNAKDMKARGCKLSAEEIYSMNNSSLKDAIVIFGGGCTGEIVSPEGLLFTNHHCGYGSIQALSSVEHDYLKNGFWAMSRAEEIPAPGLKVRFIRKIVDVTSDVLGAVPDIAGGEERSRLVAEHVEAVTSRFETENPGMEISVKPFFGGNQFFAFVIEVFSDVRLVGTPPTSIGKFGGDTDNWMWPRHTGDFSVFRVYAGPDNKPADYAPENRPYKAEKFLKVSLNGYDEADFAMIMGFPGSTQRYMTSYEIDRMLEVENPQRIFIRGERQAILKEDMAASDKVRIQYASKYAQSSNYWKNSIGMSRGIKRLDVKGRKQEQEAAFRAWAAKNTLPTEGYVDALDKIRESVEENLPAFASRQYLQEAFLRAVEILTPARYALSLKGEELENALKGFYKDYNMPTDRRVAKRMFQIVKENCKELPSVFAEVIDKEFGGSTDAYVDYLYDNSVLADETQALAAAASGKDFAKDPAVLLSRSVAKKMRALSEVQRDGQQKYADGHRLYIAGLMRMQPKKAWASDANFTIRLTYGRVLPYDPADGIRYNYYTTLKGVMEKENPDNPTEFTVPAKLKELYAAKDFGRYANAAGELPTCFLADCDITGGNSGSPVLNGKGSLIGLAFDGNWEAMSGDVAFEPELQRTIAVDVRYVLFVIDKFAGAGWLLDELQFE from the coding sequence ATGAAAAAACTCTTTTTACTGCTCGCTGCCGCGTGCGTCACCTTTTCGGCCGCAGCGGACGAGGGTATGTGGATGCTGCCCTACCTCCAGAAGATGAACGCCAAGGACATGAAGGCCCGCGGCTGCAAACTCTCGGCCGAGGAGATTTACAGCATGAACAACTCGTCGTTGAAGGATGCCATCGTCATCTTCGGCGGCGGCTGCACGGGGGAGATCGTCTCGCCCGAAGGATTGCTGTTCACCAACCACCATTGCGGCTACGGGTCGATTCAGGCTCTGTCGTCGGTGGAGCACGACTACCTGAAAAACGGCTTCTGGGCCATGTCGCGCGCCGAGGAGATTCCCGCTCCGGGGCTCAAGGTGCGCTTCATCCGCAAGATCGTCGACGTTACGTCCGACGTATTGGGCGCCGTGCCCGACATCGCGGGCGGCGAGGAGCGTTCGCGTTTGGTTGCAGAACATGTGGAGGCCGTGACGAGCCGCTTCGAAACGGAGAATCCCGGCATGGAAATTTCGGTGAAACCCTTCTTCGGGGGCAACCAGTTCTTCGCCTTCGTGATCGAGGTCTTTTCGGATGTGCGTCTGGTCGGCACGCCCCCGACATCGATCGGCAAGTTCGGCGGTGACACCGACAATTGGATGTGGCCGCGTCATACGGGCGATTTCTCGGTCTTTCGGGTCTATGCCGGACCCGATAATAAGCCGGCCGACTATGCGCCCGAAAACCGCCCTTACAAGGCCGAAAAATTTCTGAAGGTATCCCTGAACGGCTACGACGAAGCCGACTTCGCGATGATCATGGGTTTCCCGGGTTCGACGCAGCGTTACATGACCTCCTACGAGATCGACCGGATGCTGGAGGTGGAGAATCCCCAGCGCATCTTTATCCGCGGCGAGCGGCAGGCGATCCTCAAGGAGGATATGGCCGCCAGCGACAAGGTCCGCATTCAGTATGCGTCGAAATACGCCCAGTCGTCGAACTACTGGAAGAATTCGATCGGCATGTCGCGCGGCATCAAACGCTTGGACGTAAAGGGCCGCAAACAGGAGCAGGAGGCCGCGTTCCGGGCGTGGGCGGCCAAGAACACGCTGCCGACCGAAGGGTATGTGGATGCGTTGGACAAGATCCGCGAATCGGTGGAGGAGAACCTTCCTGCTTTCGCGTCGCGGCAGTATTTGCAGGAGGCGTTCCTGCGGGCCGTGGAAATCCTCACTCCGGCGCGTTACGCGCTTTCGCTGAAGGGGGAAGAGCTGGAGAATGCGCTGAAGGGTTTCTATAAGGATTACAACATGCCGACGGACCGTCGTGTCGCCAAGCGCATGTTCCAGATCGTCAAGGAGAACTGCAAGGAACTGCCGTCGGTGTTCGCCGAGGTGATCGACAAGGAGTTCGGAGGCAGCACGGATGCTTATGTGGATTACCTCTACGACAATTCGGTGCTTGCTGACGAAACGCAGGCGTTGGCTGCCGCTGCATCCGGCAAGGATTTCGCGAAAGATCCGGCCGTGCTGCTCAGCAGGTCCGTTGCCAAAAAAATGCGTGCATTGAGCGAGGTTCAGCGCGACGGGCAGCAGAAATATGCCGATGGTCACCGCCTTTATATCGCGGGCCTGATGCGCATGCAGCCCAAGAAAGCGTGGGCTTCGGATGCCAATTTCACGATTCGTCTGACCTATGGCCGCGTACTGCCCTACGATCCGGCGGACGGTATCCGTTACAACTATTATACGACGCTCAAGGGCGTGATGGAGAAGGAGAATCCTGACAATCCGACCGAATTCACCGTGCCTGCGAAGCTCAAGGAACTCTATGCCGCCAAGGATTTCGGCCGTTATGCCAATGCCGCGGGAGAGCTTCCGACCTGCTTCCTCGCCGACTGCGACATCACGGGCGGCAACTCGGGATCGCCGGTGCTCAATGGCAAGGGATCGCTCATCGGTCTGGCCTTTGACGGCAACTGGGAGGCGATGTCGGGCGACGTGGCTTTCGAACCCGAATTGCAGCGAACGATTGCGGTCGATGTACGTTATGTACTGTTCGTCATCGACAAGTTCGCCGGTGCCGGATGGCTGTTGGACGAATTGCAGTTCGAGTAA
- the nadA gene encoding quinolinate synthase NadA codes for MNVDNSAELSRRIGELKRKKNAVILAHYYTTPEVQAVADFLGDSLALSVRAQSVDADIILFAGVHFMAETAKVLCPEKKVLIPCPEAGCSLAESCDAAEFAVFKAQHPGHTVVSYVNTTVGVKALTDICCTSSNALKVVESIPADQPVIFAPDRNLGAYIQKLTGRQNMVLWNGACHVHEEFSLEKLLKLKREHPEAKVVAHPECRAYILEAADYVGSTAGILEYCGQSDAQAFIVVTESGILAEMKKRYPGKTFIPAPPDDETCACNNCRYMKMVTLENICACLENESPEIVLDEEVRRSAERSIRNMIAIK; via the coding sequence ATGAACGTCGATAACTCAGCCGAACTCAGCCGCCGCATCGGGGAGCTCAAACGGAAAAAGAACGCCGTGATCCTTGCGCACTACTATACGACGCCCGAAGTGCAGGCCGTCGCCGATTTTCTGGGCGACTCGCTCGCCCTGTCGGTGAGGGCGCAGTCGGTCGATGCCGATATCATACTCTTCGCCGGAGTGCACTTCATGGCCGAGACCGCCAAGGTCCTCTGCCCCGAAAAAAAGGTGCTCATTCCCTGCCCAGAGGCGGGATGCTCGCTGGCCGAGTCGTGCGATGCCGCGGAGTTCGCGGTCTTCAAGGCACAGCACCCCGGCCACACGGTGGTCTCCTATGTCAATACGACGGTCGGCGTCAAGGCCCTGACGGATATCTGCTGCACCTCGTCCAACGCCCTGAAGGTCGTGGAGTCGATCCCCGCCGACCAGCCCGTGATCTTCGCCCCGGACCGCAATCTGGGCGCCTATATCCAGAAGCTCACCGGACGGCAGAACATGGTGCTCTGGAACGGCGCCTGCCATGTCCATGAGGAGTTTTCGCTCGAAAAACTCCTGAAACTCAAACGGGAGCATCCCGAAGCCAAGGTCGTGGCGCATCCCGAATGCCGCGCCTATATTTTGGAGGCGGCCGATTATGTGGGTTCCACGGCGGGGATTCTGGAGTACTGCGGGCAGAGCGATGCACAGGCGTTTATCGTCGTGACCGAATCGGGCATTCTGGCCGAGATGAAGAAACGCTATCCCGGCAAGACTTTCATCCCGGCGCCTCCCGACGACGAGACCTGTGCCTGCAATAACTGCCGCTATATGAAGATGGTGACGCTGGAGAACATCTGTGCGTGTCTTGAAAACGAGTCGCCCGAGATCGTGCTCGATGAGGAGGTGCGCCGCAGCGCCGAACGTTCGATCCGGAATATGATTGCGATCAAATAG
- a CDS encoding Mrp/NBP35 family ATP-binding protein translates to MEEKIKHLLASVVHPETGQDIVTSGFIEHTAAANGKVTVVLRFAKARDPFAVKIKNQAEALLREAFPNAEVLVVIKEGGAAPRPEPKLQTTTGGIAKVIAVASGKGGVGKSTVTANLAVALRNMGFRVGILDADIYGPSQPKMFGVEGYVPEAIAEEGVDHIVPAESMDIRLMSIGFFIKPTDALLWRGAMAVSALKQMIHQTRWGTLDFLLADLPPGTGDVHLSIIGELKIDAAVIVSTPQQIAVADVVRGVEMFRNENVNIPVAGIIENMAWFTPAELPENRYYIFGHGGARAFAEQSGVDFLGEIPIVQSIMEGGEEGRPAAGIDSRVEENYRAIAEKVVSKVMKNG, encoded by the coding sequence ATGGAAGAAAAGATCAAACACCTGCTCGCGTCGGTCGTCCATCCCGAAACGGGGCAGGACATCGTCACGAGCGGATTCATCGAACATACGGCGGCCGCAAACGGGAAAGTCACTGTCGTGCTGCGCTTCGCCAAGGCCCGCGATCCGTTCGCGGTGAAGATCAAGAACCAAGCCGAAGCCCTTTTGCGCGAGGCGTTTCCGAACGCCGAAGTGCTGGTCGTCATCAAGGAGGGCGGAGCCGCGCCGCGTCCCGAACCCAAGCTGCAGACCACCACGGGCGGCATCGCCAAGGTGATCGCCGTGGCCTCGGGCAAGGGTGGGGTAGGCAAGTCCACCGTCACGGCCAATCTGGCCGTCGCTCTGCGGAATATGGGATTCCGCGTGGGAATCCTCGATGCCGACATTTACGGACCTTCGCAGCCCAAGATGTTCGGCGTGGAAGGGTATGTCCCCGAAGCCATTGCCGAGGAGGGCGTGGACCACATCGTCCCGGCCGAGTCGATGGACATCCGGCTGATGTCGATAGGCTTCTTCATCAAACCCACCGATGCCCTGCTGTGGCGCGGGGCCATGGCCGTCAGCGCCCTGAAGCAGATGATCCACCAGACCCGGTGGGGAACGCTCGACTTTCTGCTGGCGGACCTGCCTCCCGGCACGGGCGACGTGCATCTTTCGATTATCGGCGAGTTGAAGATCGACGCCGCGGTGATCGTCTCGACTCCCCAGCAGATCGCCGTGGCCGACGTCGTGCGCGGTGTGGAGATGTTCCGCAATGAAAATGTCAACATTCCCGTGGCGGGTATCATCGAGAACATGGCGTGGTTCACCCCCGCCGAACTCCCGGAAAACCGCTACTACATCTTCGGACACGGCGGAGCCCGGGCTTTCGCCGAGCAGAGCGGCGTGGATTTCTTAGGCGAAATACCGATCGTACAGTCGATTATGGAAGGCGGAGAGGAGGGTCGTCCTGCTGCCGGGATCGATTCCCGCGTGGAGGAGAACTACCGGGCGATCGCCGAAAAGGTGGTTTCAAAAGTGATGAAAAACGGTTGA
- the sppA gene encoding signal peptide peptidase SppA codes for MNFVKTFLAGLLAVVVGTFLVFFLWIFILLGIAGSMDKSVAVHPESILKIDFSEVLTDAPSSDPLAGIDLMTLQTTRQLSLFKALRAIEAAGADDRIKGIYLRMNGEGGVTGSALLEELREALLEFKQSGKFIIAYNETYSQGQYYLASVADKIYLQPEGGMDWSGLASNVMFYKGLLDKLDLRAEVFRPTACKYKSAVEPFILDKMSSANREQMQALVNSMWGTISGAVCESRGIDSVKMRRITDNLQVTLPEEALEYGFVDSLVYEDQMEDVFAELGVSDDYAFITLGDYASQVGADLKNISADQVAIVYADGQIVDGEGYGKEIYGNTLAAKIAGVREDEKVKAVVLRVNSPGGSALASDVIWREVELLRAEKPVIVSMGSYAASGGYYISCPADVIVADKLTLTGSIGVFGMILDTREALKNKLGITIDGVKSNASSSFLATEPLTPIQRSMIMRGVDKVYTTFTNDVAEGRNLPIEKVLDIAGGRVWSGVDALGIGLIDTYGGLKTAIALAVDKAGLGDNYRVTEVTETPSGFAAFIASLNVSVREAFTRSELGLMMKEYNTVREAFRQQGVLMYSPYKIEMR; via the coding sequence ATGAACTTTGTAAAGACTTTTCTGGCCGGGCTCCTTGCGGTTGTCGTGGGGACGTTTCTGGTGTTTTTCCTCTGGATCTTCATTCTGTTGGGCATCGCCGGGTCGATGGACAAGAGCGTTGCCGTGCATCCCGAGTCGATCCTGAAGATCGACTTTTCGGAGGTGTTGACCGACGCCCCCTCGTCCGATCCGCTGGCCGGCATCGACCTGATGACGCTCCAGACCACGCGGCAGTTGTCGCTGTTCAAAGCCCTCCGGGCCATCGAGGCCGCCGGGGCCGATGACCGTATCAAGGGCATCTACCTGCGCATGAACGGCGAAGGCGGTGTCACGGGATCGGCGTTGCTGGAGGAGCTGCGCGAAGCGCTGCTCGAGTTCAAGCAGAGCGGCAAGTTCATCATCGCCTACAACGAAACCTACTCTCAGGGACAGTATTACCTCGCTTCGGTCGCCGACAAGATCTACCTGCAGCCCGAGGGCGGCATGGACTGGTCGGGGCTCGCTTCGAACGTGATGTTCTACAAGGGATTGCTGGATAAGCTCGACCTCCGGGCCGAGGTGTTCCGCCCCACCGCCTGCAAATACAAAAGCGCCGTCGAGCCCTTTATCCTCGACAAAATGTCGTCCGCAAACCGCGAACAGATGCAGGCGCTGGTGAACTCGATGTGGGGAACCATTTCGGGTGCCGTCTGCGAGTCCCGCGGCATCGATTCGGTGAAGATGCGGCGCATTACCGACAACCTGCAGGTGACGCTTCCCGAGGAAGCCCTCGAGTATGGATTCGTCGACAGTCTGGTCTACGAGGACCAGATGGAGGATGTCTTCGCCGAACTCGGGGTTTCCGACGACTATGCCTTCATTACGCTGGGCGATTACGCTTCGCAGGTCGGCGCCGATCTGAAAAATATTTCCGCCGACCAAGTGGCCATCGTCTATGCCGACGGCCAGATCGTCGACGGCGAGGGCTACGGCAAGGAGATTTACGGCAACACGCTGGCCGCGAAGATCGCCGGTGTGCGCGAAGACGAGAAGGTCAAGGCCGTGGTGCTGCGCGTCAACTCCCCCGGCGGCAGTGCACTAGCTTCGGACGTCATTTGGCGGGAGGTCGAACTGCTCCGGGCCGAGAAACCCGTTATCGTATCGATGGGCTCCTATGCCGCCAGCGGCGGTTACTACATCTCCTGCCCGGCGGACGTGATCGTGGCCGACAAACTGACCCTCACGGGCTCCATCGGGGTCTTCGGCATGATCCTCGATACCCGCGAGGCGCTGAAGAACAAGCTCGGCATTACGATCGACGGAGTGAAGAGCAACGCCTCGTCGAGCTTCCTCGCCACGGAACCCCTCACCCCCATCCAGCGGTCGATGATCATGCGCGGCGTGGACAAGGTCTACACCACCTTTACGAACGACGTGGCCGAGGGCCGCAACCTGCCCATCGAGAAGGTCCTCGACATCGCCGGCGGACGGGTCTGGTCGGGCGTGGATGCACTGGGCATCGGTCTGATCGACACCTACGGCGGCCTGAAGACGGCCATTGCGCTGGCGGTGGACAAGGCCGGTCTGGGCGACAACTACCGTGTGACGGAGGTGACCGAAACCCCTTCGGGCTTCGCGGCCTTCATCGCTTCGCTCAACGTGAGCGTCCGCGAGGCCTTCACCCGCTCGGAGCTGGGGCTGATGATGAAAGAGTACAACACCGTCCGCGAAGCCTTCCGCCAGCAGGGTGTGCTGATGTACTCGCCCTACAAGATCGAGATGCGGTAG
- a CDS encoding sulfatase-like hydrolase/transferase: MTTTNATLRLTGLSALSLAAVGCGEQHPGIESSERPNIVLFLADDIGAECFGCMGGVSYDTHTIDSLARNGLFFRNMHAQPLSSPSRVQLMTGQYNDRNYVCFGYMNDDEPTFAQLARQAGYTTGMFGKWQLGRDREMPTRLGWDEWCLFQLEVYKEFNGPTGTDRYANCMMDNHGHYEYSTYGPDGFEGAAFEFLDRQKESEKPFLLYYSTPLVHTPHTPTPDSESWDLDFLGRFGKDTSNFRDMVAYLDKKVGRMVQRLKENGQWDNTIFIFTSDNGTSTRIVSQMADGTLRRGGKGDPRGVGTSVPLIVCWGDRIAPRASERLADFTDFFPTFADAMRIGVPAEWKLDGVSLYPEIAGQKPLEKEISLMHYNPLWPTAPAPYASRAARTAEYKYYWDGRFYNTKEDFMEEHPIDIAVCSDEVKAIYHKLKARVEECPDFRPDMPGAPRRGDYGTFYDFAEPNNPF; this comes from the coding sequence ATGACGACTACTAATGCCACACTTCGTTTAACCGGTCTATCGGCGTTATCGCTTGCGGCCGTCGGCTGCGGCGAGCAGCATCCGGGGATTGAATCTTCCGAACGTCCCAACATCGTGCTTTTTCTGGCTGACGACATCGGCGCCGAATGTTTCGGCTGCATGGGCGGCGTCTCCTACGACACGCACACGATCGATTCGCTGGCCCGCAACGGCCTTTTCTTCCGCAATATGCACGCCCAGCCGCTGAGCTCTCCCTCGCGCGTGCAACTGATGACCGGTCAGTACAACGACCGCAACTACGTCTGCTTCGGCTATATGAACGACGATGAACCCACCTTCGCCCAACTGGCCCGGCAGGCCGGCTATACGACCGGTATGTTCGGCAAGTGGCAGCTCGGTCGTGACCGCGAGATGCCCACGCGTCTGGGATGGGACGAGTGGTGCCTTTTCCAGCTCGAAGTGTACAAGGAGTTCAACGGTCCGACCGGCACCGACCGTTACGCCAACTGCATGATGGACAACCACGGTCATTACGAATATTCGACCTACGGCCCCGACGGGTTCGAAGGTGCGGCATTCGAGTTCCTCGACCGGCAGAAAGAATCCGAAAAACCTTTCTTACTCTATTATTCCACGCCCCTCGTGCATACGCCCCATACGCCGACCCCCGATTCTGAGAGCTGGGATCTGGATTTCCTCGGGCGCTTCGGGAAGGACACCTCCAATTTCCGCGACATGGTAGCCTATCTGGACAAGAAGGTCGGACGCATGGTGCAGCGGCTCAAGGAGAACGGGCAGTGGGACAATACGATCTTTATCTTCACGTCGGATAACGGCACCTCGACGCGTATCGTTTCACAGATGGCCGACGGAACGCTGCGCCGCGGCGGTAAAGGCGATCCGCGGGGCGTGGGAACTTCGGTTCCGCTGATCGTCTGCTGGGGCGACCGCATCGCGCCGCGCGCGAGCGAACGGCTGGCCGACTTTACGGATTTCTTCCCCACGTTTGCCGACGCCATGCGGATCGGGGTTCCCGCGGAGTGGAAACTCGACGGCGTGAGCCTCTATCCCGAGATCGCGGGACAGAAACCCTTGGAGAAAGAGATTTCGCTGATGCACTACAATCCGCTTTGGCCGACAGCGCCGGCGCCGTATGCTTCGCGGGCTGCCCGTACCGCCGAATACAAATACTATTGGGACGGTCGCTTCTACAATACCAAAGAGGACTTTATGGAAGAGCATCCGATTGATATTGCAGTGTGCAGCGACGAGGTGAAGGCAATCTACCATAAGCTGAAAGCACGGGTCGAAGAATGTCCCGATTTTCGTCCCGACATGCCCGGTGCTCCGCGGCGGGGCGATTACGGTACGTTCTACGACTTTGCTGAACCCAATAACCCGTTCTGA
- a CDS encoding alpha/beta hydrolase: MKRTILLFFALVLYGPEIPAQETASYRTVENIAYRDAAGDAYIDSLCRLDLYYPIDKKGFPTIVWFHGGSLTGGKRDIPNTLRDKGFAVVGVDYRLTPHVKVADCLDDASAAAAWTIKHIASYGGDPSQIFIAGHSAGGYLTLMIGLDKRWMAPYGIDPDTAFAALIPYSGQVVTHFARRKELGIPKTQVIVDDMAPLNHVRADCPPILLLSGDRELELKGRYEEIAYFWRMMQVTKHPNVQLREFDGFKHGNMPQAGHYLTIRYIRDFKK; the protein is encoded by the coding sequence ATGAAAAGAACCATACTGCTCTTTTTTGCGCTGGTCCTGTATGGACCGGAAATCCCTGCCCAGGAAACGGCATCATACAGAACGGTCGAAAATATCGCCTACCGGGATGCGGCAGGCGATGCCTATATCGATTCGCTATGTAGGCTCGATCTCTACTATCCGATCGACAAGAAAGGCTTTCCGACCATAGTTTGGTTTCACGGCGGCAGCCTTACTGGCGGCAAACGCGATATTCCGAATACTTTGCGTGACAAGGGATTCGCCGTTGTCGGGGTGGATTATCGCCTGACGCCGCATGTAAAAGTAGCCGATTGCTTGGATGACGCCTCAGCGGCGGCGGCATGGACTATCAAACATATTGCCTCTTACGGTGGAGACCCCTCTCAGATCTTCATTGCAGGCCATTCCGCCGGGGGTTATCTTACCTTGATGATCGGGCTCGACAAACGTTGGATGGCCCCTTACGGAATCGATCCGGATACGGCTTTCGCAGCATTGATTCCCTATAGCGGACAGGTGGTTACCCATTTCGCACGCCGCAAAGAACTGGGGATTCCCAAAACGCAGGTCATAGTAGACGATATGGCACCCCTGAATCATGTCCGAGCGGACTGTCCGCCGATCCTGCTGCTTTCGGGAGATCGTGAACTGGAATTAAAGGGACGGTATGAAGAAATTGCTTATTTTTGGCGTATGATGCAGGTTACAAAGCATCCGAACGTACAACTCCGGGAGTTCGACGGTTTCAAACACGGCAATATGCCTCAGGCAGGACATTATCTCACGATCCGTTACATCCGTGATTTCAAAAAATAA
- a CDS encoding arylsulfatase has translation MTQKRNNVLAVLALGAIASGCSSRQIPAEELNVIYILADDLGYGDLGCYGQTKIETPNIDRLASEGMLFTRHYAGSSVSAPSRSVLMTGLHTGHTPIRANRGGVGRGDNSEGQAPLPKGTYTLGRMFQQAGYVTGAFGKWGLGSPGSEGDPTLQGFDEFFGYNCQALAHKYYQEYLWHNRDTVWLMGNNLVNRTQYAPDIIHREALDFIRNNSDRKFFAFLPYILPHAELLPPEDELMEKYRGQFEETPYSRGKKAGDYTPEKKSRVGYCSQPEPHAAFAATVSRLDNYVGEVMALVDSLGIREQTIIVFTSDNGPHREGGGDPDFFASNGSLRGYKRDLYEGGVRVPMIASCPGLIPAGSRSDHISTFWDVLPTFAEMTATRLPVATDGISMLPTLLKRDGQKEHAYLYWEFHEDGGKTAVRMGDWKGIRLQVMDNSEAKIELFDLASDFHEDHDIADEHPEIVSQIAEIMRSAHTPSSVFHFGRIDEKQ, from the coding sequence ATGACCCAAAAAAGAAACAACGTTCTTGCCGTATTGGCGCTGGGAGCAATAGCCTCCGGCTGCTCTTCCCGGCAAATTCCGGCCGAGGAGCTTAATGTCATCTACATCCTTGCCGACGACCTCGGCTACGGCGACCTCGGCTGCTACGGACAAACGAAAATAGAGACCCCGAACATCGACCGTCTGGCCTCCGAAGGCATGCTTTTTACCCGCCACTATGCCGGCAGTTCGGTTAGCGCCCCATCCCGTTCGGTACTGATGACCGGATTACATACGGGACATACTCCCATTCGTGCCAACAGGGGCGGAGTAGGGCGCGGCGATAATAGCGAGGGTCAAGCGCCGCTTCCGAAGGGCACCTACACGCTCGGACGGATGTTCCAGCAGGCAGGTTATGTAACCGGAGCCTTCGGGAAATGGGGACTCGGATCACCCGGATCGGAAGGAGATCCAACGCTTCAGGGGTTCGACGAATTCTTCGGCTACAACTGTCAGGCACTTGCGCACAAATATTACCAAGAGTATCTCTGGCACAACCGCGACACGGTCTGGCTTATGGGAAACAACCTTGTCAATCGGACCCAGTATGCGCCGGACATCATTCATCGAGAGGCACTCGACTTCATCCGAAATAATAGTGACCGAAAATTCTTTGCATTCTTACCTTATATCCTGCCGCACGCAGAGTTATTGCCTCCGGAAGATGAACTGATGGAAAAATATCGCGGACAGTTCGAAGAAACACCTTATTCGCGGGGTAAAAAGGCGGGAGACTATACGCCCGAAAAGAAAAGCAGGGTAGGCTATTGTTCGCAACCTGAGCCGCATGCCGCTTTCGCTGCCACGGTTTCGCGCCTTGACAACTATGTCGGGGAGGTTATGGCATTGGTCGATAGTCTCGGAATCAGGGAACAAACAATCATAGTCTTTACCAGTGACAACGGACCGCATCGAGAAGGCGGCGGCGATCCCGATTTCTTTGCGAGCAACGGTTCGCTCCGAGGATACAAACGCGATCTGTACGAGGGCGGAGTGCGTGTCCCGATGATCGCCTCGTGTCCCGGACTGATTCCCGCCGGCAGTCGGTCGGACCATATCTCGACCTTCTGGGATGTGCTGCCCACCTTTGCGGAGATGACCGCAACCCGGCTTCCGGTCGCAACCGACGGAATCTCGATGCTGCCCACCTTGCTGAAGCGAGACGGACAAAAGGAACACGCGTATCTCTATTGGGAATTTCACGAGGACGGCGGCAAAACAGCGGTTCGTATGGGCGACTGGAAAGGCATCCGCTTACAAGTGATGGATAATTCCGAAGCGAAAATAGAATTGTTCGATCTTGCCTCTGATTTTCATGAAGATCATGATATTGCGGACGAACATCCGGAAATCGTTTCCCAGATAGCCGAAATCATGCGCTCGGCCCATACGCCATCATCGGTATTCCATTTTGGACGGATCGATGAAAAACAGTAA